From the genome of Methylocystis echinoides:
AGGCACCGCCAAACAGATCGCCGCTTATCTGCGCGAGGTCATGGGCGGCTCGCTGCTCGCGAAGCTCGGCTACCTCCTCGCCAGAGGCGCCTTCGCCGAACTCAAGGGCAAGATGGACACGCGCTCGATCAATGGCGGGGTGTTCCTCGGCCTCGAAGGCCTCGTGATCAAGAGCCACGGCGGGACCGACCACGTCGGCTTCGCCCGCGCCGTGGAGATCGGCCACGACATGGCCAAGAGCGATCTCATGAACCGCATTCGCGACACAGTCGCCCTCGCCCATCGCTTCGAGAGCGGTTCGGCGCCCACAGACACTCCCCCGCAGGAAGCCGCCCAGTGACGACGGAACAATCCCTCTTGCGCTCCGTCGTTCGCGGCGTGGGCTCCTATCTCCCTGCCAAGACGCTGACCAATGACGACCTCGCCAGGATGGTCGACACCAGCGACGAATGGATCTTTCAGCGCACGGGAATCAGGGAACGCCACATCGCCGCGCCCGGCGAGACGACGTCCATGCTCGGCGAGAAGGCCGCGCGCGCCGCGCTCGAGAACGCCGGCCTCGCGCCGGAAGACATCGATCTCATTATCGTCGGCACCTCGACGCCCGACTGGACCTTCCCCTCGACCGCGACGCAGATACAGGCCGCTCTCGGCGTGACCCATGGAGTCGCTTTCGATCTTCAGGCCGTCTGCTCCGGCTTCGTGTTCGCTGTGGCGACGGCCGACAAGTTCCTGCGCTCGGGGTCGCATAAGCGGGCGCTGGTCATCGGCGCGGAGACCTTCTCGCGCATCATCGACTGGGAGGACCGCACGACTTGCGTGTTGTTCGGCGACGGCGCCGGGGCCATGGTGCTGGAGGCGCGTCCCTCCATGGGCGCCATGGACGAGCGGGGCGTCCTCACCACGCATCTGCGCTCGGACGGGCGTCATCGGGCCAAGCTTCATGTCGACGGCGGCCCGTCGGCGACCCAGACCGTCGGGCATCTCCGCATGGAGGGCAAAGAGGTTTTCAAATTCGCCGTCGGCAAGGTGACGGACGTCGTCGCCGACGCCTTCGCGGCGACCGGGATCACGCCCGAGCAGCTCAACTGGTTCGTGCCGCATCAGGCCAATCGCCGCATCATCGACATGTCGGCGCAAAAGCTGGGCATCGCCCCCGAGAAAGTGGTCGCCACCGTTCATCTCCACGGCAATACCTCCGCGGCGAGCGTTCCTCTCGCCCTCTCCGTGGCGGTCGCAGACGGCCGCATCAAGAAAGGCGACCTTGTGATGCTCGAGGCCGTGGGTGGCGGCTTTACCTGGGGCTCGGCTCTAATCCGTTGGTGAGCTTGGGCATTTTGTCGCTCTAGCCTCGGAATTTCACGTCAACCGACTGATTTTGCAGCGGTTGCTCTCCATTTTTTCTTATTGCCAAGCTTGCAATTGGGCGGATTCTGAAAAAATCTGCCTTAGGACGTCCCGGGAGGGGGAGGTGGTTTCCGCGGCGTCCTCAATATTGTTTCTCTGATTATAACAGGGCTGACCATGGCAGAGGCTGCATCCCATTCTCCCATTCCCCCCGAAGCAATCCAAGAGGATGACGTCCGGACGTTGACGCGCGCCGATCTCGCCGAGGCGCTCCATCGTCGGACCGGCGTCGCTCGCGGAGAGGCCGCAAAATTGGTGGAGATGGTGTTGGACGAGATTTTCGAGGCCATCGTCTCCCGCGACGACGTCAAGCTCTCCTCCTTCGGCGCATTTCACGTTCGCGCCAAGCGCGAGCGGCAGGGACGCAATCCCAAGACCGGCGAGGAAGCCAAAATCACCGCCCGCCTGGTCGTGACCTTCAGACCCTCCAATGTCCTGCGCGCCCGGGTCAACAACGGCGCGGACGACGCCCAGGGGAACGACGGAGTCAACGTCGGCGACGGCGAAGCGCCGGGTCTGCCGGCCTATGGGACGGCGCGCGGCGAGGAGACGGCGCGCGCCAATGCGAGCGTAGCGCGTTGACCGCCTAGCGCCCTGCGCCGCCTCTTGACAAGGCAACGCAGCGATGCGCCAAGCGCGCATGGCAAAATCCCGCTCCACTTTCGTCTGCCAGAACTGCGGCGCGGTCGCGTCGCGCTGGCAGGGTCGCTGCGAAGCCTGTGGCGAGTGGAACAGCATCGTCGAGGAGAGCGATCCCGGCCCGACAGCGATCCGGGCCACGCGCGGCAGGCCCTTCGAACTCGAGGGGCTTGCGGGATCGGACCGGCCGGCGGCGCGGATCGTCACCGGCATCGACGAATTCGACCGCGTCACCGGCGGCGGCTTCGTGCCCGGGTCCGTGCTCTTGCTCGGCGGCGAGCCCGGCATCGGCAAGTCGACGCTGCTCATTCAGGCCTGCGCGGCGCTGGCGCGGCGCGGCGCGCGGGTGATCTATATTTCCGGCGAGGAGGCAGTGGCGCAGGTGCGGCTGCGCGCCGGCCGCCTCGATCTCGCCGACGCGCCCGTGGAGCTCGCCTCCGCGACCCAGGTCGAAGACATTCTCGCCACCTGCGCCACAGGCAAGCGCGCGACGCTGATCGTCATCGACTCCATCCAGACCATGCATACCGAGGTCGCCCCGTCGGCGCCGGGCACGGTGACGCAGGTGCGGGCGAGCGCCCAGGCCCTGCTGCGGCACGCCAAGACGAGCGGCTCGACGATCATTCTCGTCGGCCATGTGACGAAGGACGGTCAGGTCGCGGGACCGCGCGTCGTCGAACACATGGTCGACGCGGTTTTGTCCTTCGAGGGCGACGCCGCCCATCACTTCCGCATGCTTCGGGCCTCCAAGAACCGCTTCGGCGCCACTGGCGAGATCGGGGTTTTCGAAATGACCGGCGGCGGCCTCGCCGAGGTCGCCAATCCCTCCGCCCTCTTCCTCGCCGGCCGCGACGCCTCGGCGCCGGGCGCCGCGGTCTTCGCCGGCATGGAGGGCCAGCGGCCGATGCTGATCGAGATTCAGGCGCTGGTCGCGCCGACCTCGCTCGGCACGCCGCGCCGCGCCGTCGTCGG
Proteins encoded in this window:
- the radA gene encoding DNA repair protein RadA translates to MAKSRSTFVCQNCGAVASRWQGRCEACGEWNSIVEESDPGPTAIRATRGRPFELEGLAGSDRPAARIVTGIDEFDRVTGGGFVPGSVLLLGGEPGIGKSTLLIQACAALARRGARVIYISGEEAVAQVRLRAGRLDLADAPVELASATQVEDILATCATGKRATLIVIDSIQTMHTEVAPSAPGTVTQVRASAQALLRHAKTSGSTIILVGHVTKDGQVAGPRVVEHMVDAVLSFEGDAAHHFRMLRASKNRFGATGEIGVFEMTGGGLAEVANPSALFLAGRDASAPGAAVFAGMEGQRPMLIEIQALVAPTSLGTPRRAVVGFDQNRLSMILAVLEAHGGLKLGMHDVYLNVAGGLRADEPAGDLAAAAALVSSLTGAVLPADQAFFGEIGLSGAIRPVIHAGMRLREAAKLGFHQAVLAQAQQINEDDRRAGLTLRPCGDVAQLVAAIAQTAPRTRGQE
- a CDS encoding integration host factor subunit alpha, translating into MAEAASHSPIPPEAIQEDDVRTLTRADLAEALHRRTGVARGEAAKLVEMVLDEIFEAIVSRDDVKLSSFGAFHVRAKRERQGRNPKTGEEAKITARLVVTFRPSNVLRARVNNGADDAQGNDGVNVGDGEAPGLPAYGTARGEETARANASVAR
- a CDS encoding beta-ketoacyl-ACP synthase III: MTTEQSLLRSVVRGVGSYLPAKTLTNDDLARMVDTSDEWIFQRTGIRERHIAAPGETTSMLGEKAARAALENAGLAPEDIDLIIVGTSTPDWTFPSTATQIQAALGVTHGVAFDLQAVCSGFVFAVATADKFLRSGSHKRALVIGAETFSRIIDWEDRTTCVLFGDGAGAMVLEARPSMGAMDERGVLTTHLRSDGRHRAKLHVDGGPSATQTVGHLRMEGKEVFKFAVGKVTDVVADAFAATGITPEQLNWFVPHQANRRIIDMSAQKLGIAPEKVVATVHLHGNTSAASVPLALSVAVADGRIKKGDLVMLEAVGGGFTWGSALIRW